The following proteins come from a genomic window of Candidatus Thiodiazotropha sp. CDECU1:
- a CDS encoding GNAT family N-acetyltransferase — MHIKHIVDVSKLPLSNKEWNELVSQNETNTLFQTYEWFSSWYKTFSDTNDLCFPVVYDGETPIGFAPLALSKKSNKSITLQLIGYNNADYLDFITPTQKHDAVNLIFDYLLESVENWDRIILNNIPYTSSTSGLIEDACKRHNLHYLKNKSIRCPYLQIEGRQEEVDKLLNKYSNKRPLNYFRRQGELEYRLLTDEEIEKHLPEFFSQHIRRWADTPSPSLFNNPINQQFYINLTQQLVDTDWLHFSVLELDGKAISYHYGFDYDGKYYWYKPSFNIDYSTRSPGSLLIRFLIQSAMQHNRQELDFTIGNEAFKKRFTNKVRNNVNLQIFRKSRTFWIHKALQHTGKLKRRFFE, encoded by the coding sequence ATGCACATCAAACATATAGTTGATGTTTCCAAACTACCTCTTTCAAACAAGGAGTGGAACGAGCTCGTTTCTCAAAACGAAACCAACACCCTGTTCCAAACTTATGAGTGGTTTTCGTCCTGGTATAAAACCTTCTCTGACACCAACGATCTCTGTTTTCCTGTTGTATATGACGGTGAAACACCAATCGGCTTTGCACCGCTTGCATTATCAAAGAAAAGCAATAAAAGCATAACTTTGCAGCTAATCGGTTATAACAACGCCGACTATCTTGACTTCATCACACCAACACAAAAACATGACGCAGTAAATTTGATCTTCGACTACCTGCTCGAGAGCGTCGAAAACTGGGACCGAATTATACTTAACAATATTCCATACACCTCCTCCACTAGCGGACTAATTGAGGATGCGTGCAAACGACATAACCTTCACTACCTGAAAAACAAGTCCATACGTTGCCCCTACCTCCAAATCGAAGGTCGCCAAGAGGAGGTCGACAAACTACTGAATAAATACAGCAACAAACGTCCACTTAACTATTTTCGCAGACAGGGAGAGTTGGAATACCGCTTGCTTACCGATGAGGAGATCGAAAAGCACCTTCCAGAGTTCTTTTCACAGCATATCCGTCGCTGGGCCGATACACCCTCGCCGAGCCTTTTCAACAACCCTATAAATCAACAGTTTTATATAAACCTTACACAGCAGCTGGTAGATACAGATTGGCTGCACTTCTCCGTTTTGGAACTAGACGGTAAAGCCATTTCATACCATTACGGATTTGACTATGACGGAAAATATTATTGGTACAAACCATCCTTCAATATCGATTATTCCACGCGTTCGCCCGGCTCACTTTTGATACGATTTCTCATACAATCAGCCATGCAGCACAATCGACAAGAGCTGGATTTCACCATTGGCAATGAAGCATTTAAAAAACGCTTCACAAATAAAGTGAGAAACAATGTCAATCTACAAATCTTCAGAAAGAGTAGGACATTTTGGATCCATAAGGCACTCCAACATACTGGCAAGTTAAAGCGTCGTTTCTTTGAGTAA
- a CDS encoding sulfite exporter TauE/SafE family protein: protein MTELAPLTWELIWLAAPIIFLAGLIHGTFGIGFPMIATPLLALFTDVFTAVLICVIPTMSVNLTTIWHGGREQLRNVRPYLMIIPFALIGTITGTFLLLWFDPRPFLLLLAAAVLLYLNQERLKRVEFSWVRRHPLPAYMLFGTAAGLMAGMVNVMLPVLIILFMELRIATATMVVLFNLNFFTGKLTQSLIFFLQEIPGIGSFLFSTLFLAPFALTALFIGMQLRKRFSAERYLSLLRGVLWLMAGILILRFFYAYT, encoded by the coding sequence TTGACTGAATTGGCACCATTAACCTGGGAGCTCATCTGGCTGGCCGCACCCATCATCTTTCTGGCCGGGCTCATACATGGCACCTTCGGCATCGGCTTTCCGATGATCGCAACACCTTTGCTGGCCCTGTTCACCGATGTCTTTACCGCGGTACTGATCTGCGTCATTCCCACCATGTCGGTCAATCTCACGACCATATGGCACGGTGGCAGAGAGCAATTGCGGAATGTTCGTCCTTATCTGATGATTATTCCTTTTGCGTTGATAGGTACGATCACCGGTACTTTTTTACTGCTGTGGTTTGATCCCCGTCCATTTCTCCTCCTGCTTGCCGCCGCTGTATTGCTTTACCTGAACCAGGAGCGTCTTAAAAGGGTTGAATTCTCCTGGGTGAGGAGACATCCCCTGCCGGCCTATATGCTGTTTGGCACCGCTGCCGGACTCATGGCCGGCATGGTGAATGTGATGCTCCCGGTATTGATCATCCTGTTCATGGAGCTGCGTATTGCCACCGCGACAATGGTGGTCCTGTTCAATCTCAATTTTTTCACCGGCAAACTGACCCAGAGCCTGATTTTTTTTCTGCAGGAGATACCCGGTATTGGCAGTTTTCTATTCAGTACTTTGTTTTTGGCCCCGTTTGCGCTGACCGCACTGTTTATCGGTATGCAGTTGCGAAAACGCTTCTCAGCAGAACGCTATCTAAGTCTTTTGCGGGGAGTACTCTGGTTGATGGCAGGCATTTTGATCTTACGATTTTTTTATGCTTATACCTGA
- a CDS encoding thioredoxin family protein, which produces MQSRLSILILLGLLLLPTFIRADAPEGYPFLPFDQAITQSRHESKPLFVYFGRYGCGYCEKTNKEAFSDPSVRERYSTHYALAYVDAESGRRIRLPSGERIAERELGTRYNALVTPVFTFLNPDGDTLYRMIGVQRIEDLIEADEKIQAALSKATK; this is translated from the coding sequence ATGCAATCCAGGCTCTCAATCTTAATCCTGCTGGGATTGTTATTGCTGCCCACTTTCATCCGGGCTGACGCACCAGAAGGCTATCCTTTCCTTCCTTTCGATCAGGCCATAACCCAATCAAGGCACGAATCCAAGCCACTGTTCGTCTATTTTGGCCGATACGGATGCGGCTATTGTGAGAAGACCAATAAAGAGGCGTTTTCCGACCCATCCGTCAGAGAGAGGTATTCAACACACTATGCCCTGGCCTATGTAGATGCTGAAAGCGGTCGCCGTATACGCCTACCCAGTGGGGAACGGATTGCAGAACGTGAACTGGGTACCCGGTATAATGCCCTGGTCACCCCTGTTTTTACCTTTCTCAATCCTGATGGCGACACCCTTTACCGCATGATCGGTGTGCAACGTATCGAGGACCTGATCGAAGCGGATGAAAAGATACAAGCTGCCCTCTCAAAGGCAACTAAGTGA
- a CDS encoding RnfH family protein: MNVGVAYADKFKQVWLKLEVPDDSTVRQAIQHSGLLNQFPEIDLDKQKVGIFGKITKLDARLEEGSRIEIYRVITADPELVERRDRDNDD, encoded by the coding sequence ATGAATGTAGGTGTGGCCTATGCCGATAAATTCAAACAGGTCTGGCTCAAACTTGAGGTACCGGATGACAGCACTGTACGTCAGGCTATTCAACACTCCGGCCTGCTCAATCAGTTTCCGGAAATCGACCTGGATAAACAGAAGGTCGGTATTTTCGGCAAGATCACCAAGCTCGATGCCAGGCTCGAGGAGGGATCCCGCATCGAGATCTACCGCGTTATCACTGCCGATCCCGAACTGGTGGAGCGCCGGGACCGGGATAACGATGATTGA
- a CDS encoding electron transport complex subunit E: MSNDYRRIAKDGIWDNNIVFAQALALCPLLAVTGTASNGLGMGLASTAVMIASGLLISLFRGIITPQVRIPIFVLIIAVLVTLVDMSMNAWVHDLHKVLGLFIPLIVTNCAILGRAESFASRNRVLASIFDGLMMGLGFTLALVLLGAAREILGSGTLFANAALLLGSWASFLELELIPDYKGFLLIILPPGGFLVLGFLLAGKRLLDRALAERGTKRATVEATASNQ, translated from the coding sequence ATGAGTAATGACTACCGACGCATCGCCAAAGACGGTATCTGGGACAACAACATAGTGTTCGCCCAGGCCCTCGCCCTCTGTCCCTTGCTGGCGGTCACCGGCACCGCCAGCAACGGTCTCGGCATGGGACTCGCATCCACGGCGGTGATGATCGCCTCCGGACTGCTGATCTCCCTGTTCCGCGGCATCATCACGCCACAGGTGCGTATCCCTATCTTCGTTCTGATCATCGCTGTCCTGGTCACCCTGGTGGATATGTCGATGAATGCCTGGGTGCACGATCTGCACAAGGTACTGGGGCTGTTTATCCCCCTGATTGTCACCAACTGCGCCATCCTCGGGCGGGCCGAATCCTTCGCCTCGCGCAACCGGGTGCTAGCTTCGATCTTCGATGGCCTGATGATGGGACTCGGCTTCACCCTGGCCCTGGTGCTGCTGGGAGCCGCCCGTGAGATCCTCGGCAGCGGCACCCTGTTCGCCAACGCCGCCTTGCTGCTCGGATCATGGGCCTCCTTCCTGGAACTTGAATTGATACCGGACTACAAGGGTTTCCTCCTCATCATTCTGCCACCCGGCGGTTTCCTGGTGCTGGGTTTCCTGCTTGCCGGCAAACGTTTGCTTGACCGTGCCCTGGCTGAGCGTGGTACCAAGCGGGCAACCGTCGAAGCCACTGCCTCCAACCAATAG
- the rsxG gene encoding electron transport complex subunit RsxG, whose amino-acid sequence MGTPLEPKYRKRVGYQAVLLGGFSTLATALLVAGNIATKEAIQARQKEDLLDSLAQVVPDARYDNDLLAHPLQIMDEKGRPVTIYRGTIGAQVNALAWEISGQGYAGEMRLILGLDAEGKVLGVRVLSHAETPGLGDKIEVAKDPWILSFNGLSLGDPPDSEWAVKKDGGRFDQFSGATITPRGVVGAIKDGLAFFKHNRTELLNPPVITTDVVKR is encoded by the coding sequence ATGGGTACACCACTGGAACCCAAATACCGCAAGCGGGTCGGCTATCAGGCTGTATTGCTGGGCGGCTTTTCCACCCTGGCCACCGCCCTGTTGGTGGCCGGCAATATCGCCACCAAAGAGGCCATCCAGGCGCGTCAGAAAGAGGACCTGCTCGACTCCCTGGCCCAGGTGGTTCCCGATGCGCGATACGACAACGACCTGCTGGCCCATCCCCTCCAGATCATGGATGAAAAAGGTAGGCCGGTAACCATCTATCGCGGCACCATCGGCGCCCAGGTCAACGCCCTCGCCTGGGAGATCAGCGGTCAGGGCTATGCCGGTGAGATGCGGCTGATCCTGGGGCTGGACGCCGAGGGCAAGGTCCTCGGTGTACGGGTGCTCTCCCATGCGGAGACACCGGGTCTAGGGGACAAGATCGAGGTGGCAAAGGACCCATGGATTCTCAGCTTTAACGGCCTGTCACTGGGTGATCCCCCGGATAGCGAATGGGCAGTAAAGAAGGATGGAGGACGCTTCGACCAGTTCAGCGGTGCCACCATCACACCCCGCGGGGTAGTGGGTGCGATCAAGGACGGCCTGGCCTTCTTCAAGCACAACCGCACCGAACTGTTGAATCCACCGGTGATCACCACGGATGTGGTGAAGCGGTAA
- a CDS encoding RnfABCDGE type electron transport complex subunit D, whose amino-acid sequence MLEEQPVAGPFTHARTSISRTMGLVMLALLPATLYSLYLFGWPAIFLFVTTLIACLLFEAGSLRIAGKRARPFLLDGSALLTGWLLAMTLPPWAPWWIGVVGAFLAIVIAKQVFGGIGQNLFNPAMVARVALLISFPLEMTLFNSPAPLFSTQAPGFLDSLAITFGSSGQLDAISSATTLGHLKTELGRAVPLETASSGIDSLWRLSLGQTSGSLGETSALLLLLGGLLLIYKRIITWHIPLAMLGTLTLLASLFHLIDPQSYVDPLTHLLSGAAIMGAFFIATDLVTSPVSIRGQLLFGAGVGLLVYAIRTWAGYPEGVAFAVMLMNACTPLIDHYLKPRIYGRDRKGEPLNYADEGGDA is encoded by the coding sequence ATGTTAGAAGAGCAGCCCGTCGCCGGCCCCTTTACCCACGCCCGCACCAGTATCAGCCGTACCATGGGGCTGGTCATGCTGGCATTGCTGCCTGCCACCCTGTACAGCCTCTATCTCTTTGGTTGGCCGGCGATCTTTCTTTTTGTCACCACGCTGATCGCTTGTCTGCTGTTCGAGGCCGGCTCCCTGCGCATTGCCGGGAAGCGTGCCCGTCCCTTCCTGCTCGATGGCTCAGCCCTGCTCACCGGTTGGCTGCTGGCCATGACTCTGCCTCCCTGGGCACCCTGGTGGATTGGCGTGGTCGGCGCTTTTCTTGCCATCGTCATCGCTAAGCAGGTGTTTGGTGGTATCGGCCAGAACCTGTTCAATCCCGCCATGGTGGCGCGGGTGGCACTGTTGATCTCCTTTCCCCTGGAGATGACCCTGTTCAATTCACCAGCGCCCCTTTTCTCGACCCAGGCGCCCGGTTTTCTCGACAGTCTCGCCATTACCTTCGGCAGCTCCGGTCAACTGGACGCCATCAGCAGCGCCACCACCCTGGGACATCTGAAGACAGAGCTGGGTCGCGCGGTACCACTGGAGACCGCCAGCAGTGGCATCGATTCCCTGTGGCGGCTCTCCCTGGGTCAGACCAGCGGCAGTCTCGGTGAGACCTCCGCCCTGCTACTACTGCTGGGGGGATTGTTACTGATCTACAAACGGATCATCACCTGGCATATCCCGCTGGCCATGCTGGGTACCCTGACCTTGCTGGCCAGCCTCTTCCATCTTATCGATCCGCAGAGTTACGTCGACCCACTGACCCATCTGCTATCAGGGGCGGCGATCATGGGCGCCTTCTTCATCGCCACCGACCTGGTGACATCACCCGTCTCGATCCGTGGCCAATTGTTGTTCGGTGCCGGTGTCGGCCTGTTGGTCTACGCCATTCGCACCTGGGCCGGCTACCCGGAAGGGGTTGCGTTTGCAGTGATGCTGATGAACGCCTGTACCCCGTTGATCGACCATTACCTCAAACCTCGCATCTATGGCCGCGACCGCAAGGGCGAGCCGCTGAACTATGCGGATGAGGGGGGTGACGCCTGA